Sequence from the Prionailurus bengalensis isolate Pbe53 chromosome A3, Fcat_Pben_1.1_paternal_pri, whole genome shotgun sequence genome:
CTTAATACCTTAAAATACTGGAAGGGAAGGTTTGACAGGCTATTGCTGCCTATGGTGACATGTGAAAGACCCATGTTTGTACTCTGAGATGTGCAGCTTCAGGGTCCCCAGCCTCAGGACCAGATGTGACTTTGTATGTTTTAGGGCCATGTGTTGGGGAGATGACCCTCACGAGCCATAGTTGACTGACTTGCCCTCACTCCATCCCACAGTTCTCTGGCTCTCACAGCACCATGGTTCTCTGCATTGAACTGGGAAAGTACAGAATAACAGGTAGTTTCTAATTCCATTCATTAGGGCATGAGCCCAACTCCAAACCTGCAAAGCACCATGATGCACAAATTCTATCTTTAGTTGCCTGGGAGCCACTCACACTGGACAGGGCTATGGCCTCATCCTTCTCAGTGTCCCTCCTATGGTGGTTATGTTACTGAGAAAACAGTGCTCTGAGTATGAACAAGCCACTAGCTTCACAGGAACCTAAAATTGGAAGctttaagacttaaaaatatatatataatctttattatcAAGATTTTGAAGACACGGTGATCATATTTTATGCCCTAAAAGTTTTTTGGGCACAATGGACTGACTGAGATGGGGAAACAATGCAGCCTTTAAAGTGTTTTTACATAACACATGGTATTTGATATAATGGTACCTTAAATCCCACCAGGATGGGACTGTgagctgtttaatttttttcctgttgatgaCTCCTTACACAAGCCCACATGCCTGACAGAAAaacttaaagattattttgatacAAGGTTTCCAGGAACAAGTATTTCATGATAAGACCAAGGTGATATTTCCTGATGGATGAGTTTTTCAGGAAAtgcatggaattatttttaaaatctcattgcCACATTAGGTAACAACTGGTGAAACGTGGTGATTTTTATGGTAAAATTACATCAAACTAGCCATCTGCTAAGTGTCCTACCATTAAGTAGGAAACACTGGGTAGAGGGTGGCAAGCTGGCAAGTTGTCTTTATCCTGGGGGATGAGGGAAGGTAACATGGAGAGACAGCATGTCTCTGGTGGAAACACACACACTGCTGTGCTACCAATGGGCAGGTTCTGTCACCTGTAGGAATCTGTGTCCTCAGAGGGTTTTGGAGAGGATTTCGTGAGATCAGGTAGGTCAGTGCCTCCCCTTCCCGCACCAGGAAAGGCCAGCTGGAGTGCAAAGCCAGCAGGCCTCTCCTGCCCAGAAAGGTCCCACTGGCTCTACTTCACGTCTGTGGCCTGTTCCTGCGTGCGCCTCCCTCAGCCCACTCCTCAGTGGCTGAgcaccccccttctctctctctctctctctctctctttttttttttttttttttgatagctaCTATTTGTTGGACAAGTACCATGTGCCAGGACTGAAATTTCTGTTTTCCATGTGTAACAATAGTCTTGTAAGGAAGGTGTTACTGACTAATTTAACAGGTGAGGTAATTGTGAACCCCTCTCTTTGAGGACAAACACTGTAAAGCAGCTGTCACTCAGGTTCACCCCCAAAAAAGCCTCTGAACTCCAGGCCGTTTTCCCATGTGAGTCACATTCCTCCAACGAAGGGCCTCCTGTTAGACTTTTTAAATCATTCACTTCCAGAATCATCCAGAAGCAAAGATTTCAGGTCAAACTGGGCAACTGGGGCAAGCAATGCAAGTGTGAATGCTTCCGGCCCACAGACAAAAATCCAGGTCAGCTTTCCCAGCCTGTACTGTACCCACAGACCTTACCCCAAGTCGCATAGTTGCTTCTCTGATCAAACACTGGACTCACCGTTCTCCTCAGTCATGAAGATGTTGGTCTTTTCAGGCCCTAAGAACTCTCCGAATGACAGCAAAGACTGAGAAGTGAGAGTTCAGTGCCCTAGTAGGAAGACCAACCGTGACAGCCAGTGCAGGGATTTTGTGGGGACAGAGGTCATTGTAGTCAGAGTTTCTAGGAAGTTAAGCTCCTTGCCAGGatctgcctcccccccccaccgtcaCCCATGCAGGGGCCAGagtgggtttgaacccaggacCGTCTGCTCAAACAGTGCAAAGCTAGTGGACGGGAGGCAGGGAAGGTTTTTCCTTTGGGTTAATGGgatgtgtgtgtggcgggggcgTTGACCACATCTCATGTCCTCACAGAAGATGTCATCATTCTCACCCGAGAGTCACTGCATTTGCAAAGCAGGTCATCTTGCCTGGTCTCttgagtcagaaaaaaacaacagtcagaaaaacacaaaaacaagagCCAAAATTTTACCAAGTGTATATACATTGTTCCTCTAGACAAGGGTGAAAATGAAGAAGCCTTCTCTATGTTTTTTGGAATGTACCCATTCTACCAGTGACCCTGAGGGAGGACTGCCTGGGAGAGGTGTCATCTGCCCAATCTTAGGTGACTTCCTGAGTCATCAGCTACAGCAGTGGAAGCCAAAGCCACAGGCACAGAGGAAGCCGGGAGccctgtggtttatttttttaaataatttttcttgctttattccCGTAAGAACACAAGTCGCTGAAACAAGAGAACTAAAATAGATTAGGTCCATTTATAACGCTTTCCCCTTCATTTTAGTAATTGTCTTCTCCTAATTGGCAGGAATAAACTTAATACTTGCAGGAGAAAATACAACTTTCTGTTAACAGGGAAAATACGTTTCTCTGAGGAAGTTCCCTTGCAGGACAATCCCTGCCTCAGCTTGTCTCTCTAATAGTGACACACGTCTGGTGCCCCCCTAGTTTAGCAGGGGCTACTGGAGCCTGCTCTGTCTGGGGCTCCAGGGCTGTGGAAGAGCTGAGCAGGATGTACCCAGACCCCTGTGAGTCCACTTGCTGCCCACATCTTGTTTGCTGCCTCCCCTGAGGAGACCATTTTCATGGGGGCTTACTAAATCATTGTGAGGTGCATAAAATTATGGTCTTAAGTTAAAATGTGTGTTCCAAAGAACACACagcacccattaggatggctactatcaaagaaacagaaaataacaagtgttggaaaggatgtggagaaattgaagcCCCTGtacactggtgggaatgcaaactggtacagccacggtagaaaacagcatggaggttcttcaaaaaatgaaaaataaagctacTCTGTGATCCAGtagttccacttctgggtagaTACCTGAAAGAATTGAAAGCTGGTTCTTGAAGAGGTATTTCTACACAcatgttcacagaagcattatttGCAACAGCTATAATGTGtaagcagcccaggtgtccattgatggatgaatggatacacaaaatgtggtatttCCATAcactggaatatcattcagcttTGTAAAGGTAGGAAAGCCTGACACATCCTATTACATGGATGGACATTAAGGACATTATGCAACGTGACataagccagacaaaaaaagcaaatacgGTATGATTCCACTCAGTGTGAGGTAGCTAGAGTagtcaagttcatagagacaggaGGTAGAGTGGTGGTGGCCAGGAGTTGACAGTGGGGGGTGGTGAATTGTTGCTGAGTGGGTgcagtttcagttttacaagagtAAAAGCTCTGGAGATGGTTGCACAGCAACATGAGtatacttaatgtcactgaactgtgTGGTTAGAAGTGGTCACAATAGTAAATGTTGTGtgtataacatataaaatttggcaaataaaaaacattggggGGAAAATGTAAACTTGACCCTAATACTGAGCACCACAGTAGAACGGAAGTAGGTGGTAGATTTGTAACTGAAGCCCAGCACCTCCCggattctctccctgctcctcgcTCATCTGGGCTGTGTTTGCACAATGGGtaccccccccccgacacacacacacacacacacacacacacacactatttcaTGCTGACAAATGTCTTTGTGGCAGAACCCACTTAGACCTCACTCAGTCATGGAGTTTGCCAAGTTCAGTGGTCAGGTAACAGCGTGTTGCACTCATCCTTCCACGTGACTCCCCAAATCCCCTTCCTCTCTGACAACACTTTTGCCCTTGCCTGACTTAGTGCCTCCCTGCTGAGgtataaattagtaaaatatttgTAACTACAGATGGAAACTTAAAGCCCTATGTCTCCAAGAGGACACATGAAGATACAGGAACCTTCTAGAATGAATGAAATGCAGCTGCCGCGATGGGGTGCTGGGTGGTGGGCTTGGCACATCTTTTGCCCCAGCCTGTAAAATCACACCTTTGGGCCACCCTCTCAGGACCAAGGCTGCTCTTAGAGAAATCGGGTCGGTCTGTTTCACCAGAGAAAGAGGCTCTTGTCTGAATCACAGATACCTGCTTAGGAAGGTGAAGGCAGAGTTATCTCATCAAGGGTGCCTAGGACATAGGTTCTCTGCACAGCCTTGGAAATGAGTAAGTTGTTAGGGGTTGGCCCAACTTTTAAAGCTACCAGCTTTTCTAAGGAACACTTTTCTAAGGGGGTGTCCTGGAACCCTCCCTGTTGAGAGCCAGATTTTAAATCTGTCCTTCCATGTAAAGCCCAGAGACGGTATGAGAAGACTGAGCACCATACAAGAAGGGAGTTGATGTGCTGGTGGGACCATTTCATACTGCGAAGTTAATGCTTGGTGTGTTTGCTTCTTCTCCCATGAAGGTCTCTTTAGTATCCTCATCCCGGCCACAGTCTCCAGACCAGCTCTCCTCCAGGCACGTGAGCGATGCCAGTGTCTCCCCCCGCACCTCCGACAGCAGCATGGCACCCGTGGCTGATTTTAATTACCCTCCAGAATTTTCCTCCTGCCTGGACAATTCTGCAGCTAAGCACAAGCTCCTGGTTAAGCCCCGCAACCAGCGGTCCAGCAAAATGAGGCGGCTGTCTTCGGTAATCAGGCTTTTTCTTAAAGGCAGACTTGGtggccccccactcccacccacccctgcctctctcccctcaggGTCACCTGCCCCTTCTGAGAAACCCCATGGTCAGTAGGACCATCTCCAGGAGCTATAGTTGCTCATCTTTTTCAATATACGTCAGATATGTCTCTTCCTTGCATAAACATGCCATCTGTTCTTTGGTTCTGCAGCACCTCCTGTGAAAGCTGCTACATGTTGTGGGTCCCTTGCCTTCCAACAGCACTGAGTGTAAGGTCCACACTCCAGGCCTGGCATGACCATGCCCTGCCTACCTCTGAGACCTACTCTTATTCTCTGCCTCACTCACTCAACACGATTTGGCCTGTCTCTGGCCTCAGGCCTTGATCTCTTGCTTGAGACATTCTTCTCCTGGCTGGCTCCTTAGCCTTGGAGTCTCAGCTCAGAGGTCTTCTCCCCAGAGGGGCTCACTTGACCATCTTATGGAAAGCAGCCCTCCCTTCCCACCAGTGCGTTCACTTTCTTTATAGCACAGGCCACACACATAAGTGACCTTTATAATTGTGTATGCTCACTTGTTTATTGCCAGTCTTCTTGAGACCTTGTCCCAGCCCTACTTCCCGCCCCTAGAGCAATGCTAACCACACAGCTGGCATTCAGTGcacatttgttgaatggatgaacaaatgaagaCATGAACCAATGACAGATAAGCTGACACACTAGCACAGACTTCTGCCTTGGACAAGGACCTACTTATTAGCATGGGGACTGTGCCCCTGTGAGGACAGATCCCTCTTTGGTCACACTGCCTGTGTAGTTGTCAGCTTGTAGTGCTGGGTGTCGAGAACTCATTTGTGGAGTGTTTTGTCTTCATAGTACCCATAGGTCAGAGGTCCACATAGGATTGTAGACTTCTCCACTGCCTGATGCCCACAGTATTCCAGCCCTGGAGGAGCTGAGGGCAGGTGTGGGGCCAGACTGGCCACAGAGAATGAGAGTGCTGAGAAAGAGATGTTCACAGACCaacattctctccctccttccttggaGACAGTATTGTGGGGGGTATTGATGACGTGCCCAGGATGAGCTAGGTGCTCAGCTAGGGATGGTGGGCTGGGACTTCTCAGGATTCCGGGGACTCCCTGGAGACAGTGGGGTTTCCTTTGGGCGTGTGGAAGGTAGGTGCTTTTTAAACTCAGGCCAGCAGGGTTGACTTTAGAGGAGACTAAGGCTGAAGAAAGAAGTCAGATATGGTTACCCTCAGGCCAGTATGCCCTTGTGCAAGCTGGACACTTGTATAAGTGCTTGCACATCCAATGCATTTACAGGCTTGGTGCTGTGGGACTTGGCAAGGACCAGGAACTCGAACCTGCCTATACTCATACTGAGTAGGAccacagggcagggacagagccaGCTCCCTCTGTCCTCAAGTCTAGGGTTTATTCCCATGGGGATGTCTTTTGCTTTGCAAGGGTACGTGTAACCAGCCACAGCCTGCTCAGGACTTTGTAGCAGAGAGAAGCTGCACTCATACTCCAGATGGGGGAAATACAACTTCCTGCCTTACTGTCCTCTGGACAAAGCTGtacctctcattctttctttacaTTTGAACTTGACTTAGCTCTTGAACCCCATTTTTTAGAGTAACAGAAATTCTCATTTAGTCAGTCCAGTAAACATTCCTTGATTTAAATTCTGTCATTTAcatatcttccttccttctttgcttccccTTCTTGGTAGGGAGCAGGCACGGATACCTTAAGTTTTTGACTGGGCAGCGGTATCTGGCCAGTGGTCACCAGAGTCACTGTTGGGTCCTAAGGCAGGGCCTCTCTCCTTTGAGTATTCATAGCCCCCTTTGCCCTTCTGTCATGaggtccctcctccccaccatgaGGACTTTCCTGGTACCCTGGCCCCTCTTGGGTATGTGAGGCTGCTGTGAGggcccaggagaggaggggagaggaggcagcagCAGCAAGGGGGTGGGTCTATGCATCCTTCCTGATGATCCCAGGACCAAGCTGACAATCCCAGACCAAGTCAGAAGCCACTTTGTTCCCTCGAGAAACTCTGTTCAGTGTCCGAGTCCATATTCCACACTACCTTTGTTCTGCCTGGCCCTCCACCCTTACCTCCTTGTAGCTGCCAGTGGCCCAGGGTGGGATGCTCCCAGCCAGGCCTGCTTCTCAGCTTTATGCTCATTTAGTGAGGCTTATGATAGTTTTAAAGCATGACCCACATCCTAAACAGGTTTCAACATCAGTGATTTCCTGTAGTAGCAAAAGGCCCGTGACACCTATTGAAACTGTGGCTTTTGAAAATTCTTCTGTAGATTTCTTTGCACATCTTCCTCTTTTCAAATCCATGGGAATAGAATTGTGCATCTTGGCAAGAGTTCACTTAGGCGTTGTCAGAGACATCCCACTTATCCTGTGTTCTGTTAGCAAGCAGATGCCAGtggaaatgttaaaataacagcaaacaaaaactaaaacctACTGCAAACACTCCCTGAGCGTTTCTTAACATCAAGGAAAGGAGGTCTGATGtcctgaactttttaaaaagattgacctcagggcgcctgggtggttcagtcggttaagcatctgacttcagctcaggtcatgatcttgcggttcgtgggtttaagccccacttagggctctgtgctgacagcacagaacttggagcctgtttcggattctgtctctctctctctctgcatctcccctactttctctctctctctctctctctctctctctctttcaaaaacaaaaacatttaaaaaattttttttataaaaagattgaCCTCACACCCTCAACCTTTTGGTCATTTTCTCATGCTTTTGAATGATTCATTGCTACTtttatctcctttccttcctAAGAGAGCAGCAACTGACTTTGGGTACAGTAAGGAGGAAGTTGGactaaatttaaattccagaGACTTCAAAAAATACAAGGCAGTGTTTGATTGTCACACCGGTAGGGCTCGGGGAGAGGAGGAGCACCATAAGCTGCAGGCAATAGGCAAGACTTCCTGTTGGAGTAGAATCTCAGACTGTTCTTGGGGGTTACTGGTAGAACACCTGGagatgtggggaaagagcagcTAGCCAGTCACTCAGGCCCAGAGTCGGGCACATTCACTAGTGGGGGCATGGCTTGACCTGAGCAGGGACTAGGAGAAATAATTTAAGACCAGAGAATATAAGACTTTTGACTTAACTGAaaagtttggactttatcctatCAGCTATGCTTTTGGACTTTATCTTGTAAGCTGTGGTTTGCCTTTGACTGTGTTTGATGTGATATGAAATTACCCTTTAGGCAAACCAGTTTGCCCTCACTTTGGGGCCCatctctggagagagagagagagagagagagagagagagagagagagagagagcactgagaTGGAAAACTAGCTTTCAGGCACCACAGGGTCATGGAGAGAGCACCAGCTTTTCACCTGAGCTAATAAGCTCAGCCTTAACCAAAGTATGGCCCTCTCTGAGCTCCCAGTACTACAAGTGCAAAGAGGAAATAATTCTTCCTTGCTGGGATGAATcaagagtaaatgaaataataggtGTGGAGTGTAAAGCATGGCAGACACCCAGCTGATTTGATCCCCTTCCCTTTGCTCTATAGAGCAGTGTTTGTGGCTCAGCCACTAGAACCTTAAGCACCATTTACCTAGAGGGCATTGCTGCCATTGTTCTGCTGAAAGCTGAACTTGTAAGGCAAGATTCCAAACAGACCAATATGGCAGTTATTAAGAGACACCCTACCCTGTGTCAGTGCCTGCTTAGGTGCCAGCTTTAGAGACACACTGTTTCCTCTTATACAAAATGGGAATGTCATAGGCATTTGACATATTTGACATGATGATGCTGTCTTTGTGCTTTTTATCTCTGCCAGCGAGCACAGTCTGAATCCCTGAGTGATCTGACGTGCACCCCAGAGGAAGAGGAATACGATGATAAGTCCTTACCCAAAATCAGCACAGAAGAGAACCCCAATTCTGCACAGCAGGATGTGGGACTGGACAGAAGCCCTGAGCCTGGAGGACTAGCCACCATGCTGCAATCTGGGGGGCCACGGGCTAGGCGGGCACGCCTGCAGCACTGCCCTGCACTCAGTGCCAGCGCCGAGGAGGAGAGCTTCCTTGGGGATAACACCTCAAGCCGCCCAGCCACCCCCGAGGTCATTGAGTCCGAGTCGGGCCCAGTCCCCTGCTCCGAGTCCCCATCTCTGCCAGAAGGTTCCCCGCATCACCACCATAATCCTGACAGTGAAATCCAGAGGGAGGAGCCGTCCCTGGAAAGCACAAGTCCGCCAGCCAGGGAAACAGCTGATGAGGTGATTTGTGCTTCTGGAGACATCGAGATTCGATTATCCCCCTCCATCCCCGAGGGGGACACGACGCCTCCCGAGACTGACCCTGCCATCACCTCGGAGACACCCCCTGGTCTAGATGGGCCAGACCAAAGTGTCCAGAAGGAGGTGGAGCTGACGCTGGAAGCGCCAGAGCCcgagggagcagggaagggatcTCCAGAGGCCCCTGCCCCAAGCCCCTCGGCTCCCAAGAGCTGCTTGAAGCACAAGGCCCCGGCGGTGAGCGAGAGCCCCGGCGCGCCGGCCGCCTGCGAGCCGCCTGCGGAGGAGCCCGCTCCCGGTCCCCTGGACGGAGAGGCCGAGCCGCCCCGGGCCGAGCCCGCGGAGCCCCCACAGGGGGGACCGGAGAGGCCGGCACCCGAGCGGAAGGTGGAGCGGGCAGGCAGCGAGCTGCGGGCCGTGAAGTTCTCCGTGTCGTCGGGCCGGGCGTGGCCGCGCTCGGGCAGCGCCCGCCTGTTGGAGCACGCGGGCCCCGCGGGCGCCTTGCCGGTGCGCCTGCCGCTTCTGAGGAGCAGCCTGGCCTGGAGGAGCGAGGCGGCGCTCGACGACCTGCGGGCGCCCCCCGAACCCCACGGCGGCGGCGGCTCTCGGGACTCGGGGGACGcggcggccgggccgggccggagCCCCCGGGACGCCCCGGGAGACCCCTGCCCGGCGGCTCGCGAGCCGACATCTGGGGAGGACAGAGGCCCCTTTGCCGTCAAGCTGCGCTCCACGTCTCTGTCCTTCAAGCACAGAGAGGCGTCCTCTGCCGAAGCAAGAGGGATAAAGAGATACAGCGCTGAAATCCGGTTAGAAAGAGGGGGGCTGGCTTTGCTCCCCAAAGACGAGAAATGTCAGGTCGCAAAGGCCCCCTCCCCTCGAGGGGCACGGTCCCCgcacgagcagggaaaggggaaggcTCGGCCCTCGGAGCCGCTCAGCTCCAAGCCGCCCCTGCCCCGGAAGCCGCAGCTGCAGAGCCGCCCCTTGCCATCCCCGGACGCGGGCCCCGGGGAGCTGGTCAAGGCCGCGCTGCCCCAGGACCGAAGACGGGAGACCCGGTCGGCAGAGACGCGGTCGTCGCACAGGGCAGCTGGTAAGAGCTCGCGCCgcctggtggggaaggggcaggaccGTGGGCAAGTGGGGCGTCCGCAGAGTATGCAAGATCTAAGGGCGAAAACGTCGGAATCTCTCTCGGTACCACTAACACGGTTCATCCAGAGTTATGAATAGAGCCAGAGAAGGGGGAAACAGAGCAGGATTTTGTGGAAGTTCGGAGAagtaaggaaaatgtaaaaaaccCATCTTGCAGCATATTCCCGGAGAGGAGATGGGCTGCTCAGGGGATCATTCAAATGCTTCTATCATTTCTTAAGATCGGAAGCTCAGTGAGTTCCAGATTCTTGGGATATGTGTACTCTGGTAGAAGGAGGTACTCCTGGGGCCTACAGCACTTCTTGGTTATAAATGAAGCATCTGGCTCCTCTGTCATTTAGTGTCCTTCtgaccttccccccaccccactccccaagaaagaattttttcctgtttaataaTCAGGCTCATGTGGCCCAGCCTCATGCGGGAAGCATCCCATTTATTGGAGTCACGAGCCTTTTATGTAAAAGAAGAGCCCCTCCGGGTGGGCGTTAACTTCCTGTCCCAGAAAGGAGGTGGTGTGAAGATTGGGGCTGAATGGAAGAATATTCTAAAGCAACTGCCCTTTAAAATGAGCAGAGGCAAAATAGATGACCTTTCTATGTCTTTGACAtttgtcactttttatttatAGTGTTTCAGATGAAACATATCTGTTGGAAATGGGTATTTGTGGTAGAGCTAAATCATCTTTCATTGCTGGGTTCTTTTATTAATGGAAATCAGTGTGCCAGAAACGAAACTACACAGACCAGTCGTGTGTGCATGTGATGAGGGCCCTAAAGAGAAATTTTCCATggcaaattttatttgaaaaaaaccaaaactttcagGATGTTTTTAAGTGGCTATTCTAAGTCCAGGACTCCACTTTAGTGCTGCATTGTGGACAGAGAGGAAGTAGGACGCAGTTGTTCTCCTAGGGACCCCACACCCTAAAAGGAAGGTGAAGTGCACACGTAAGAAAAAATTAGCTCACAGAAAGCAATGTAAAGACAGTTTTCAAAGAAACTCTTATCTTTTCTGCTTTCATCCTAGGaagtgaaagtgtgtgtgtgtgtgtgtgtgtgtgtgtgtgtatagtgctTTAAGTTCTTAAGGTGACAGTTCCAGGGAGTAGTGCCAGGAGAACCCCCTGAAGGAGCCCACATGCATGGCCTTCCTGATCCAAGGCCCCTTGGCTCAGCTGTAATGTTTTGCTGCTGCTACTGTCGCTACATTAGGCTAATTAGCAAGGGAGCTCTGGGAGAGGTTCAAGCTGTAGCTGATGATCCACTCTGCAGATTTCCAGC
This genomic interval carries:
- the CRACDL gene encoding CRACD-like protein, coding for MISTRVMDIKLREAAEGLGEDSTGKKKSKFKTFKKFFGKKKRKESPSSTGNSTWKQSQAKSEVIAIESGPVGYDSEDELEESRGALGSRALSHDSIFIPESGQDPTRPVRVFSQENVCDRIKALQLKIQCNVKMGPPPPPGGLPAKRGDDTGMSSEDDGLPRSPPEMSLHDIGPGTTIKVSLVSSSRPQSPDQLSSRHVSDASVSPRTSDSSMAPVADFNYPPEFSSCLDNSAAKHKLLVKPRNQRSSKMRRLSSRAQSESLSDLTCTPEEEEYDDKSLPKISTEENPNSAQQDVGLDRSPEPGGLATMLQSGGPRARRARLQHCPALSASAEEESFLGDNTSSRPATPEVIESESGPVPCSESPSLPEGSPHHHHNPDSEIQREEPSLESTSPPARETADEVICASGDIEIRLSPSIPEGDTTPPETDPAITSETPPGLDGPDQSVQKEVELTLEAPEPEGAGKGSPEAPAPSPSAPKSCLKHKAPAVSESPGAPAACEPPAEEPAPGPLDGEAEPPRAEPAEPPQGGPERPAPERKVERAGSELRAVKFSVSSGRAWPRSGSARLLEHAGPAGALPVRLPLLRSSLAWRSEAALDDLRAPPEPHGGGGSRDSGDAAAGPGRSPRDAPGDPCPAAREPTSGEDRGPFAVKLRSTSLSFKHREASSAEARGIKRYSAEIRLERGGLALLPKDEKCQVAKAPSPRGARSPHEQGKGKARPSEPLSSKPPLPRKPQLQSRPLPSPDAGPGELVKAALPQDRRRETRSAETRSSHRAAEKGPPPAAEGQPAPPWITIARQKRRGTPNQPPNQEDKPGVRTLKSEIGKQAKAPERAQEPMKQADFVRSKSFLIAPAKPTVDRRQGTKLRLQEGLQRGISLSHQNLAAQSAVMTEKELHQLKRASYASADQPSWMELARKKSQAWSDMPQIIK